The segment AGAGGAATCTTTCTTCAAAGGGTTGTACCGGAGTGGTCCGCCTATTATGAAATTGAATCTAAGGATCGCGAGACTGTAATATTTAATATTGGCGATGACGAAGTGGATCTGGTTGGTAAGGTTTCCTTTCCGGAAAACATGCATGTCGATCTGGATCACTCGATCGTCTCTTTGACGCGTGAGAAATCGGAAATGTCGTTCCATCCCTACTTCAGAGGATCCTTTCAGGCTCGCTTGGCAGCGGATGGATCATTTCGTTGTCACAATTTAACACCGGGAGAATACATTGGTGCTGTATTTGTAGGTGACATTAACGAGAAAGAATTTAGTAGTCCGCTCCCCATCTTATCAATCAGAGTCAAAAAAACACTGACGGGGAAATTCACAATCACCCCCGACATGTTCAACGGCCACGGCCCGGATAAACCGATTGATCTGGGGGAGATTGAGTTAACTCCGGTGAAGTGAGGGAGTCAATCTGAACGTGGGCAATCGTGTGTCGTTCAGGAAATTTCCGGTGGGCCGGTTTCCTGATCTGGTGAGATAGATTTCCGTGACAACCGATTGGGACTGCCTAAGAAATAAGTTCGGTGACTCATTAAATAGGGAATGTGAATTCGGACTTACTTTCCCAAAATGGTGACATAAGACATCTTGACGTTTTGATTAGGCACCGGTCTAATTTTCAGTTGCTTAGCTTTAATGCACACGCTTCGGAACAAACCGGATTAATTGCGACCTCGTTCGTTTCATTACTGTGAACCAAGAGGCTGTTAACAAACTGAATGCCCGGTGTTCTGTTCAACACGCCATTCGACTCACCATCTGTTTGGAACGCTCCCACTATGCTTTTCATCACGCGGCTTACCTCGCTTCTGCGCGCTCATCGTTCACAATCTCGCCAGCAATTCTCGCGGCGTTCTGGTTCTACCCCGGACTGTAGCCAGATTGATCAACTGGAAGTCCGCACGTTACTCTCTGGAATTGTGGCCTCGGTTGATACGGGATCGGGACATTTTCATGCAGTAGGTCCCGGATATGGTGAAGAAAACAGTCACGCGATTGGACTGGGTGACCTGGACGGTGATGGCGACTTGGATGCGGTGATCGTCAAGTACGATTCGGACAGTTCGATCATGTGGAACGATGGCAGCGGTAATTTTACGGAAAGCCTGCAATCCCTTCCTGAAAGTACGAATGTCGCTCTGGCCGATGTCGATGGAGACCTCGATCTTGATATTTATCTTTCCCGTTCGAATCTATTTAACGACGGTCCTGATGACCAGCTTTGGATCAATGATGGGAATGGACAGTTTTCAAAGAGTGATCAAGTGCTCTCGAATGGGGAAAGTGGTGCGGGCGTTTTTGGTGACCTCAATGGCGATGGACACGTCGATCTCTTTCTCAACGACCGCAGTACGGGCAGCAATGTCTGGTTAAATGATGGAAGCGGGAACTTCACTAACACCCTTCAGTCGCTCAGGGATCCCGGATTGACCGGTGGTCAGCTCCATATCGATACAGCCTTGGGTGACGTCGATGATGATGGTGACCTGGATGCGTTCGTGGTGTCGTTCGGGCAACCCAACCTGCTGTTTCTGAACGATGGAACAGGCCAATTCTCCTTTGCCCAGTCTTTTGACTTCGGGAATAACCGGACCGCCGACGTTGAACTAGGTGACATTGATGGAGACGATGATCTGGATGCGGTTGTTGCCAGTCGCGAGAGTGGTAGCCTGATCTATCTGAACGAGGGAGGGACCTTCGCTTTAATTCCAGCGACGATTGGTGACCGAGATACCTACGCAGTTGGTCTGGGCGATTTCGATAGTGATGGTGACCTTGATCTGTACCAGGCCAACTCCTTCGACGGGACTCCCGTGACTCCTCCCCCCAGGTATGTCGGTGATCGGGTTTTTCTGAACGATGGCGCGGGCAACTTTACCATGACTCCCCAGTCGCTTGGACCGGCCTATGGAACCGATGTTGCCTTGGGCGATCTCGACGACGATGGTGATCTTGATGCATTCGTTACGAACTGGATTTATGATGCTGATCAGGTCTGGTTTAATGGAAATGAAAGCCTCCCTTTCAAACAAGATTTTGAATCGGGTGATACAGATGGTTTGATCGTCAGTAATCCAGCAAATGTGAGCGTTATCGGCCCCCTTGGGCAGCAGGTAATGCAGTTCGATAACGTGGGACTGACCGGCCTCACGACCGCGCTGGTTACTCTTGACGGACCTCTTCCGAGTCTGTTCGAGATGTCAGCGAAAGTTCGTTCCGTCTCTGGAGCGGATCGTTGGAACAATGGTTTCCTGATCTTTGATTATCAGAACGAAAATGATTTTAAATACGCCGGTATATTCACTGGGCAGAATGAACTGGTTATCGGACACTATCAGGGAAGCTGGCAAAATCGAATTGCCCAACTCGACTGGGATGATGAGGGTCGCGTTCTCAGAACCGACCGTAACCATCAATTACATGCGTCAATCAATGGAAATGCCGTCACCTTGTCGGTTGAAGGTCTGCCTGTTTTGAATGGAACTTTCCCGCTCGGCATCGGTGATGGTTCGGCGGGCGTCGCTTCGTATCATGCGTTAACGCAGTTTGATGATTTCGAAATTGCAAACGAAGTCGCTGTGGGAAAATCGGTCCCCTTCCCCTACATGGATAATTTCAATGATGGCAAGACGGATCATTTCTACTTTAATAACTCTGATGTCTGGAAAACCGTCAGTGCGACGGGGGGGCAGAACGTGCTGCGTGCGAACACATCGTACACCCCATTGAAATCGGTGGCTTACGTACCTGTTTCAGATTTACCAGAGACCTTTGATATCTCGGTAAAGGCTAAGTCGATCTACACCGGTGAGGGCTGGCAGAATGGATTTATCATCTTCGACTATAAAAGCGAAAATGATTTCAAATACGCTGGCATGTTCACAGGGCAGAACGAATGGGTGATTGGACATTACGAAGGTCACTGGGGGAATCGTCTCGCTGAGGTCGATATGGATGATATCGGGCTGAGAATTCACTCAGGTCGGTACTACAACTTACGGGTTCGTCTCGATGGCCCCCATGTATCGCTATTTGTCGGAAATGAATTGGTCACATCGGCGACATTTGCTTCCGACGTTAATCATGGTCCGGTTGGACTCGCCGTCGAAAAAGCCTTCACTTGGTTTGATGACTTCGAGATCAACGTGCCCCCTGTCTTGCACGACAGCATATTTGAAGATTTCAATGATCAAGTCGTCGACGAACTGACGACTCCTGACAGCAGCCAGGGGAGTTTTCGAGATCTTAATCGAGATGGTTCTGACTTCTCTTATCTCGTACAGGCCAACGTCTCTCGGGGACTGGAGCTTCAACTGACCAATCCCCTGCAGGTGCTATCCCCCAGCTACACGCTCAATGTAAAAACCAGAATGGACAGTGACATGAATGCGTGGCAGGACGCGTTTCTCATCTTCGATTATCAGAACGAGAAAGACTTTAAATATGCCGGTGCCTTCGCGGGCCAGAACGAGTGGGTGGTCGGCCATTACCAGGGGGACTGGGGAACCCGATTGATTGTCGACCTCGATGATGTTGGTGAAACAATCGATGTAGGCACGTTTTACGATCTGGAATTGAGGGTCTATGGAGACGCAGTCACTTTCTTAGTTGATAGTTCGGAACTGATTTCTACGACCTTTGGAGAATCCGTCTACGGCGGCCAGGCAGGTTTCGGAGCATTTAGGGCATTGACGGAATTCGACGACTTCGGGTACTCACCGAATGTGCCCGTGTAAGTATCCAGTGTAACTGTAACTTCATCTTGATTAATAATGATTTGATTAAATGAGTAATCTTAGACGCCCGCGACCGACGGTCATCTCTCGCTGGTCAGCTTGACTCAATTATCACTGGCGAATTGTATTGAAGACCTACTTTCGTGAGGTCCGGATCGAAGAATAGCAGGCAGAACTGATGTGGACGTTCATGTGTTCGCGAACATCCCCATTTTCTTTCACTACAGGATTAATTCTCATGATCAACTTCAACTGGCTGGCCTCCTGTTTCGGATCGAACGAATCCTTTCAAAATCAGAGTTCTTTACGCCGAAAAACTGCTCGAAACTTAAACAGTTCTACATTGGAATTTCTGGAAGCCAGAATTCTTCTTACAGCGAGTCCGTTAAATCAACTTATTGATAGTGGCCAGGAGTTAGGCGACAGTTATGCCTGGAAAGTTGACTTGGGCGATGTTGATAGCGATGGTGACTTGGATGCGTTTCAGACAAATAATATCGGAGATAGCGAACTCTGGATCAATGATGGCTCTGGAAATTTCATCATAAGTACGCAGGTATTTGATTCCGGGTTTGTAGGCAAGTTTGGTGATATTGATAGTGATGGTGATCTCGATCTGATTAAAACCGGATTTGATCCCGATCAGGAAACGGTGTGGTTTAACGATGGCTCTGGAAACTTTACCAAGAGTGGTCAATCCTTAAAGCCTCCTAAGTACTTCAGCAATGACCTTGTCTTGGGAGATGTTGATGGCGATGGGGACCTGGATGCACTCATCGGTCAGTTTGAAGGGTTTGGCGGTGTAAAGCGTGGTGTCCGCGTCCTGATAAATGACGGCGATGGCAATATGCTTGATGAAGGTCAGTTCGTAGGCGATTCTCCTTCAAGTGGATATTTTTATCTCGGTCTCGAAGACCTCGATGGTGATGACGATCTCGATCTTATCATAACGCGACTATATGGACAAAATGCCGTTTTTAAAAATGATGGAACGGGTCAATTTTCCTATTGGGAGGATCTTCCCTATACAGGAGAAACCGAAGGAATTGCACTAGGAGACATTGATAACGATGGTGACGTAGACGCAATCATTGGACGGCGCGACGACACAGAGGTGATTCTGTTCAATGATGGCACGGGCACGTTCCTCGCAAGCAGTCAAAACCTGGGTGACCCGTACAGCACGAATGATGTAGCGTTGGGTGATTTTGATAACGATGGTGATCTTGACCTGCTTAGAGTCGTCGACGATCCCTCCTCTTTTACTAATGTCGAGAAACTCTGGTGGAATGACGGCACCGGTTTCTTCCTGCCCAGCGGACAGGACATCAATATTGATCTCCCTCAAGCGGTAGCACTGGGAGATTTGGATCAGGATGGTGACCTGGATGCGTTCATCGGTTCTTATCTTGATAAGCCCAGTAAAGTCTTTCTGAATTTGACAGAGCCCTATGATTACTTTCAGAATTATGAACTGAATAACAGTATGGGATTAGTTCAAAGTGATCCGGGGAATTTCACGATCGTTGATCAGGGAGACAATAAACTTCTTCAAACAGACAACAGTGGGTTCACAGGGCTGAGCACCGCGTTGCTTGATCGCGATGACCCACTCCCGTACTCCTATGAAATGTCTTTGGAAATAACATCAGTTGCTGGTTTGAATCGACAGAATAACGGGATGGTGATCTTCGATTATCAAGCTCCTAATGATTTCAAATACGTGGCCATGTTACCCGATCAGAATCAATGGATCATCGGTCACTATATCGGTGGGTTCAGTAACCGGGTGGCCGAACTTGACTGGGATGATGTGGGTCGCACCATCGATAACCAGACAGAGTACCAAATGCATGTCCGTGTGGATCACCAGCAGGTATTTCTCACTGTGGATGGCGAGACCATTCTGGAAGGAGAGTTCAGCGTCCCCCTTCATCTTGGAAATGTTGGTTTCGGATCGGTCAGTGCCGTGTCCCATTTTGATGATTTCACCGTCGGCGCCATAGTGGATACCGGTGCTCCGGCGTTTCTACCGTACTTTGAAGATCTTGAAGATAGAAACGCCGATTTCTTTCAGTTCGACAAAGAAAGTTATTGGTCAGTAGTGGAGGTCGATGGAGATCACGTTATCGAAGTAGACCATCAAGATTGGAACAGGAGGTTCAGCGCGTTTGTTGATTTTACACAACCGATGCCCGATCAATACCAGATGTCAGCCGTGGTGACTTCAATCGAAGGGCCCGGACGCTGGCATGATGGATTCATTATCTTCGATTATCAAAGCTCATCCCGCTTCAAATATGCGGGGATGTTTGCCGGCCAGAATCAGTGGGTTATTGGAAGTTCCGAATTTCTCTGGGGAACGAAACTGGCCCAGGTCGACTGGGATGATGTCGGTCGAAGTATTGATACCAATACGGACTACAACCTTCATATCGATGTCGATGGAGATGTCGTCACATTGTCTGTTGATGGAGAAGAAATCGTCACCGCAGAATTTGCGACGGGCATTAATAACGGAAAAGTAGGTGTGGCGGCCGTGAATGCGGTCACCCATTTTGATGACATCCGAATTGATTACGAAGTGGCAAAAGGTCTTCCTGTTGAAATCCCTTACGAGGAAAACTTTGATGACGAAGAGGCTGATGCCTTCCTCTACAACGATTCAAAATTCTGGGATACCGTTCCCGCATCAGGAGGCCAGGTTCTGAAGGGAGATCTCTCCGACTTCAGTGGATTGGGAGTCGCCTATGTTGTGCCAGATGAAGTGCTGCCAGAAGAATACATGGTTTCGGCAACGGTCACAGCCGAAGGAAGCCTCACTGGTTGGCGTGATGGATTCCTGATTTTCGATTACAAGAATGAATATGATTTCAAATACGCCGGCATGTTCGCAGGTCAGAACGAATGGATCATTGGACACTTTCAGGGCAGTTTTGAGAACCGACTGGCCGAAGTCGACTGGGATGATTTCAGTCGTACTATCAACCCGGATCAGGCCTATGAACTTTCCGTGAAAATCGATGGAAGTGATGTCGAATTATGGGTAGACGGTGAAAATGTCACCTCTGCTGATTTCGGGGCCAACGTCAATGGAGGCCCCGTCGGAGTCGCAGTGATGAACGGAGTCAGCCGGTTCGATGACTTTTCAATCGGGACCAATCCGTCCGCAATCGATCTGGTCTTCGCGCAAAAAGATGCGGAACTGTTTGATTAACAGTTCCGCATCTGGATCAGTCAGGCTACTGGGGGTTTCTGTTTTTTCAATTCTGACTTGCTGATGCCCAGCCGCTTAGCGACGGAACGAACGCGGAGGTTGACCATCTCTATGATGAGCGAGAACGCCATCGCGAAGTAGATGTACCCTTTGTTGATGTGGGTTCCCAACCCTTCAGCCAGTAGCATCACTCCGATGAGAATCAGGAAGCTGAGGGCGAGGACTTTCAATGTCGCGTGCTTATCGATAAAGCGACTGATCGCGCCCGAGAAGACCATCATCACGATAATGGCGATCACGACGGCAACAACCATGACCCAGATGTCTTCCGCCATGCCGACGGCGGTGATCACTGAGTCGAGTGAAAAGATCAGGTCGAGCAGCGCGATTTGAACCAGGACGCTGCCCAAACTGGCAACCTCCGGTTCCACGTTTTCGTCGGAATTGTCTTCCATCTTGTGATGCAATTCCTTCACGCTGTTTGCAATCAGAAACAAGCCACCGCCCAGCAGGATCAGGTCGCGCCAGGAAATCTCCAACACCTCATTCGTAAGGTACGCTTCGGGTAATCCCCAGGTGGTGAGGAACCCGAGCGAAAATAGAGGGTCGGTTAAACCCATCACCCATTTAATACTAAACAGCAAGAGAATACGCAGAACTAACGCCAGTCCCAAGCCGATCAGGCGGGCTTTCTTGCGTTGTGATTCAGGAAGTCTTCCACAGAGGATCGCGATAAAAACGACGTTGTCGATTCCCAGAATGATTTCCATGCAAGTCAGGGCGACGAGGGCAATGATCCAGTCCATGTGGGACGTCTCCGGTTATCTATGATTTCTCAGCCGAGCGGCATGAGGATTGAGTTGAATTCTGGAAATGAAGAGTCCCGATTGTAATCAGTCAATCGGCAATACACTAGATCCTGTCCAAGATAATTGTGGCGGCTAGCGGTCCCGAAAAGTCTTTCAAGACAGAAGGCTGCGCCGCCAGAACACGCTACGGTTATACGGAGGTCGCTAGAGAATCTCAGCCATTAGGATTTCAGTCGTAACGATCTCAGGGAGTCTTGCTCAGGTTCCTGCTGTTTTGGTCGGGATCGGTTTGCCCTGCCTCCGGGCATTGGCTTCGTTCTGGCACTCTACGACGCGTTGACGGAGGAACTCGACGAACTCTTTGTCTGATTGATCGCTATCAAAGTGAGCTTGAATTTCTTCGTGTGAAATCGGATCGCCGAAGACGACGCAGATCTTCTTGGGTCGAATCCAGACCGAACTGCGGGGCATCGCCTCGTAGGCTCCGGCAATTCCTACGGGAATGATGGGGGCATCTGTTCGTTTGAGG is part of the Polystyrenella longa genome and harbors:
- a CDS encoding FG-GAP repeat domain-containing protein; amino-acid sequence: MLFITRLTSLLRAHRSQSRQQFSRRSGSTPDCSQIDQLEVRTLLSGIVASVDTGSGHFHAVGPGYGEENSHAIGLGDLDGDGDLDAVIVKYDSDSSIMWNDGSGNFTESLQSLPESTNVALADVDGDLDLDIYLSRSNLFNDGPDDQLWINDGNGQFSKSDQVLSNGESGAGVFGDLNGDGHVDLFLNDRSTGSNVWLNDGSGNFTNTLQSLRDPGLTGGQLHIDTALGDVDDDGDLDAFVVSFGQPNLLFLNDGTGQFSFAQSFDFGNNRTADVELGDIDGDDDLDAVVASRESGSLIYLNEGGTFALIPATIGDRDTYAVGLGDFDSDGDLDLYQANSFDGTPVTPPPRYVGDRVFLNDGAGNFTMTPQSLGPAYGTDVALGDLDDDGDLDAFVTNWIYDADQVWFNGNESLPFKQDFESGDTDGLIVSNPANVSVIGPLGQQVMQFDNVGLTGLTTALVTLDGPLPSLFEMSAKVRSVSGADRWNNGFLIFDYQNENDFKYAGIFTGQNELVIGHYQGSWQNRIAQLDWDDEGRVLRTDRNHQLHASINGNAVTLSVEGLPVLNGTFPLGIGDGSAGVASYHALTQFDDFEIANEVAVGKSVPFPYMDNFNDGKTDHFYFNNSDVWKTVSATGGQNVLRANTSYTPLKSVAYVPVSDLPETFDISVKAKSIYTGEGWQNGFIIFDYKSENDFKYAGMFTGQNEWVIGHYEGHWGNRLAEVDMDDIGLRIHSGRYYNLRVRLDGPHVSLFVGNELVTSATFASDVNHGPVGLAVEKAFTWFDDFEINVPPVLHDSIFEDFNDQVVDELTTPDSSQGSFRDLNRDGSDFSYLVQANVSRGLELQLTNPLQVLSPSYTLNVKTRMDSDMNAWQDAFLIFDYQNEKDFKYAGAFAGQNEWVVGHYQGDWGTRLIVDLDDVGETIDVGTFYDLELRVYGDAVTFLVDSSELISTTFGESVYGGQAGFGAFRALTEFDDFGYSPNVPV
- a CDS encoding FG-GAP repeat domain-containing protein — protein: MINFNWLASCFGSNESFQNQSSLRRKTARNLNSSTLEFLEARILLTASPLNQLIDSGQELGDSYAWKVDLGDVDSDGDLDAFQTNNIGDSELWINDGSGNFIISTQVFDSGFVGKFGDIDSDGDLDLIKTGFDPDQETVWFNDGSGNFTKSGQSLKPPKYFSNDLVLGDVDGDGDLDALIGQFEGFGGVKRGVRVLINDGDGNMLDEGQFVGDSPSSGYFYLGLEDLDGDDDLDLIITRLYGQNAVFKNDGTGQFSYWEDLPYTGETEGIALGDIDNDGDVDAIIGRRDDTEVILFNDGTGTFLASSQNLGDPYSTNDVALGDFDNDGDLDLLRVVDDPSSFTNVEKLWWNDGTGFFLPSGQDINIDLPQAVALGDLDQDGDLDAFIGSYLDKPSKVFLNLTEPYDYFQNYELNNSMGLVQSDPGNFTIVDQGDNKLLQTDNSGFTGLSTALLDRDDPLPYSYEMSLEITSVAGLNRQNNGMVIFDYQAPNDFKYVAMLPDQNQWIIGHYIGGFSNRVAELDWDDVGRTIDNQTEYQMHVRVDHQQVFLTVDGETILEGEFSVPLHLGNVGFGSVSAVSHFDDFTVGAIVDTGAPAFLPYFEDLEDRNADFFQFDKESYWSVVEVDGDHVIEVDHQDWNRRFSAFVDFTQPMPDQYQMSAVVTSIEGPGRWHDGFIIFDYQSSSRFKYAGMFAGQNQWVIGSSEFLWGTKLAQVDWDDVGRSIDTNTDYNLHIDVDGDVVTLSVDGEEIVTAEFATGINNGKVGVAAVNAVTHFDDIRIDYEVAKGLPVEIPYEENFDDEEADAFLYNDSKFWDTVPASGGQVLKGDLSDFSGLGVAYVVPDEVLPEEYMVSATVTAEGSLTGWRDGFLIFDYKNEYDFKYAGMFAGQNEWIIGHFQGSFENRLAEVDWDDFSRTINPDQAYELSVKIDGSDVELWVDGENVTSADFGANVNGGPVGVAVMNGVSRFDDFSIGTNPSAIDLVFAQKDAELFD
- a CDS encoding TerC family protein, with the protein product MDWIIALVALTCMEIILGIDNVVFIAILCGRLPESQRKKARLIGLGLALVLRILLLFSIKWVMGLTDPLFSLGFLTTWGLPEAYLTNEVLEISWRDLILLGGGLFLIANSVKELHHKMEDNSDENVEPEVASLGSVLVQIALLDLIFSLDSVITAVGMAEDIWVMVVAVVIAIIVMMVFSGAISRFIDKHATLKVLALSFLILIGVMLLAEGLGTHINKGYIYFAMAFSLIIEMVNLRVRSVAKRLGISKSELKKQKPPVA